GCACGGCGGGATCGGCCACCATGATCGCCGCCGCCTTCTTCGCGCGCTCGGCCATGAGCGTGGGGGAGATGTTGGTGTCGGCGCGCACATCGCCCTGGATCATGCCGATGTCCTCCTTCGGCATGAAATCGAAGCCATACAGTTTCACCACGGCGGCCGCCATGCCAACCGTCAGCGTCAGCAGGATGAGCGGCTGCCAGCGCATCAGGCGACGGTGGCGCATGGCCCAGTCGAGCGCGCGCTCATAGACGTTGTGCAGCCCACGGTCAAAGCGTGCCAGCGCCTGCTCGGCACGATGGGGCTTGCGGTCGCCGGTGTTCTCCAGCGTAAGAAAGCGGCCGCACAGGGCGGGCGTCAGGGACAACGAGATCACGGCCGAGATCACCACGGCGGCGGTCAGTGTCACCGAGAACTCGCGCAGCAGCAGGGTGAACTGGTTGTTGCCGAACAGTAGCGGCGCGAAAACGGCGATCAGCGACAGCGTGATCGACACCACGGTAAAGCCGATCTCCCTCACGCCATCCAGCGAGGCCTGCAGCGGCGGGGAGCCATGTTCCATGTGGCGCACGATGTTCTCGATCACCACGATGGCATCGTCCACCACGAAACCAATGCACAGCACCAGCGCCACCAGCGACAGTGTGTTGAGCGTGAAGCCAAGCGACCACATCACGGTGAAGGCGCCGGCCAGCGAGAGCGGCACGCTGAGCATGGCGATCAGCGTGGGGCCGATGCGGCGCAGGAACACCAGCATCACCGCCGCCACCAGCAGCACGCTGAGCAGCAAGGCGATTTCCACTTCATGCAGCGCCGACTTGGTGGTCTGGGTGAGGTCGAAGATCGGCGTGATCTGCAGGTCGGCCGGCAACCATGCGCGCATCTGCGGCAGCTTGGCGCGCACGGCGTCGGCGGTGGCCACGGCATTGGCCTCGGGCCGCTTGCTGATGCGGACGGCTACCGCGCGATGGTCGTTGAACCACGCTGCCTGGTATTCGTCCTGCTGGCCGGTGGTGACCTTTGCCAGGTCGGACAAGCGCACCGGCGCGCCCTTCTGCACGGCGATGAGCAGCTTGCCGAACTCCTGCGGCGTGCTCAGCGCGTCGGTGGCCGCCACCGTCATCTGCGTTCGCCCGTCGCTCAGCGCGCCCTGCGGCGAGGTGACGTTCGCCGCGCGCAGTGTGTTGGCGACGTCGTTGGCGGTCAGGCCCTTGGCGGCCAGTGCTGCCGTATTGAGCTCCACGCGCACGGCCTTCGGTCGCCCACCGATCACGCGCACCTGGGCCACGCCGGGAATCTGCGAGATCGCCGGGTTGATCAGCGTGTCAGCCAGGTCGTAGAGCTTGTCCGGCGGCAAGGAGTTGGAGGTGAGCGAAAGCAGCAACACCGGGATGTTGGCGGTGTTGAACTTGTAATAGCGCGGCGGTATCGGAATGCCGGCGGGCAGGTCGGCCATGCTCGCGTTGATCGCGGCCTGCACGTCGCGCGCGACCTTGTCGGTGTTGTTGCCGAAATTGAAGATGATGCGCACCGACGTGGAGCCGTCGTTGCTTTCCGAGTGCATTTCCTTGATGCCGGGGATGCGGCCCAGGTGGCGTTCCAGCGGCGCAGCGACGGTCGCCGCCATGGTCTGTGCATTGGCGCCCGGCAACTCGGTGTAGACCACCATGCCGGGGAATTCCAGCGACGGCAGCGCCGCCACGCCCAGCAGCAGGTAGGCCCAGAAACCTGCCAGCGCGAGTCCGAACGCCAGCACGGAGGTGCCGATGGGGCGGCGTATCAGTGGTGCGAAGACATTCACGGCATGCCAACGTTTCGGCGGCGCGCCCTCGTCCGCGCCTGGGGGACACGAGATGCTACCGGGCAGCCATCTCAGCCGTCTTTATGCACGCAAACCGGTGGTGGCGAATGTGCCGTAAGTGCCTATGCCGTGATGGTCGATGGGGCCGCTTCAGCGTCGCGCAGGCTCGCGTGCCGCGCGACGGGCGTCAATCGGTCTGCAGTTCCGCGACGAAGTCGTAGATGTCGCCGCGATACCACGAGGTGGTGAACTCCACCACGCGGCCGTCATCGAGAAAGCTGCGACGCTCGATGTTGAGGCCGGCGCTGCCGGCGGGCACGTGCAGCAGGCGCGCCTGTTGCGCACCCAGCGATACGGCGCGCAGGCGTTGCAGCGCGCGACGCGGGCGCGCGCCAAGAGCTTCGAGCACCTGGTAGAGCGAGTCCTGCACGATGGTCGGGTCGGGCAGGATGCTGGCCGGCACCACGCTGCGCTCGATCGCCAGGGGCTCTTCCTTCGCGTAGCGCACGCGGTGCAGGCGCGCCACCAGTACGCCCGGCGACAGGTTGAGCGCCATCGATTCCTCGGGAGTGACCTCGCCGATGACGCGTTCGGAAAATTCAGAGCGCGGATTCAGGCCGCGCGCACGCAAGTCTTCGGTGAAGCTGGTGAGGCGCGACATCGGCTTGATGATGCGTTCGGCCACGAAGGTGCCCGCGCCGTGGCGCTGGTTGAGCAGCCCCTCTTCCACCAGGCCGGAGATGGCCTTGCGCACGGTCACGCGCGACAGCTGGAGCAGGCGGGAAAGATCGCGCTCGCTGGGCAGGGCCTGGCCCGGCTCGATGTCGCGGTGCTCCACCACGTTGCGGATGGCCCTGCGCAGGCGCAGATAGGCCAGCGGCTGGCTGGTGGCGGGGTCGCGGCTGAGCCGGCGGTATTCGTTGACGAGAGCGGTTTCCATACCTAAACGATACCAATGACCATACCAATCTGGCAATCGGCTGTTCTGGCGGGGCTTTTTGGTGGTACCAATTTTGCGGTCGAATCCTTGCCCAGCGCAGGTTCCCAAGGCGTCGCAGGAGAACTGGTTTTGTCTGGTATGTCACTGGTACGATCAGTGGGCAACGTACGTGGTATGCATGCCACGCGCCCGCCCCACGCATCGCCCCGAGGTGACTGAAGTGACTGCTTCTCCCCAGCCGGTTGAAACCTTCGACCTGGTGATTTTTGGCGGAACCGGCGACCTTGCCCTGCGCAAGCTGCTGCCGGCGCTCTACCACCGCTACACGGACGGCCAGATCCCCGACGACAGCCGCATCATCGGCATCGCCCGCGAGGGCCTGGACGACGAGGGTTACCGCGACAACCTGCGCAAGGTGCTGGTGAAGGACGGCAATGCCGGCAAGGTGGAGGATTTCCTCAAGCTGGTCAGCTACCGCTCGCTGGATGCGCGCAAGGACGATGGCTGGGACGACTTCGCCGAACTGATGGGCAAGGATCCCAACCGCATCCGCGTGTTCTACCTGTCGACCTCGCCGGACCTGTTCGTCGACATCTGCAACCGCCTGGGCAAGTACGGCCTCAACAAGGGCCAATCGCGCGTGGTGCTGGAAAAGCCCATTGGCCACGACCTGAAGAGCGCCAACCAGATCAACGACGACGTCGGCCGTTTCTTCGACGAGTCGCAGACGTTCCGCATCGACCACTACCTCGGCAAGGAGACGGTGCAAAACCTGCTGGCGCTGCGCTTCGGCAACGCGCTGTTCGAGCCGCTGTGGAACGCCGAACACATCGACCACGTGCAGATCACCGTGGCCGAGACGCTGGGCGTGGGCCAGCGCGCGGGTTACTACGACCATGCCGGCGCGCTGCGCGACATGGTGCAGAACCACATCCTGCAGCTGCTGTGCATGCTGGCCATGGAGCCGCCCTCCTCGCTCTCGCCCGACGCGGTGCGTGACGAGAAGCTCAAGGTGCTGCGCTCGCTCAAGCCGATCAATGAAAGCAACGCCGCCCAGCTCACCGTGCGCGGCCAGTACCGCGCCGGTTCGGCGGAAGGCCAGGCCGTGCCGGGCTATCTGGATGAACTGAAGGACCACAAGTCCAATACCGAGACCTTCGTGGCGGTGAAGGCCGAGATCGCCAACTGGCGCTGGGCCGGCGTGCCGTTCTACCTGCGCACGGGCAAGCGCCTGCCGGATCGTGTGTCGGAGATCACGGTGGTATTCAAGGCCGTGCCGCATTCCATCTTCGATCCCTCCGCGGGCCCGCTGCAGCAGAACCGCCTGGTGCTGCGCCTGCAGCCGGACGAGGACATCAAGCTGTGGCTCACCATCAAGCACCCGGGTCCGGGCGGCCTGCGTCTGCGTCACGTGCCGCTGGACATGAGCTTTGCCGAAGCCTTTGGCGTGCAGCAGCCGGATGCCTACGAGCGCCTGCTGCTCGACGTGGTGCGCGGCAACCCCACCCTGTTCATGCGCCGCGACGAAGTGGAAGCCGCATGGCGCTGGGCCGATCCCATCCTGGCCGCCTGGGCGGACAGCGGCGAGGCGCCGCGTCCGTACACCTCCGGTACCTGGGGCCCGAGTGCTGCCGTGGCGCTGATCGAGCGCGACGGACGCACCTGGAACGAGGACAGTGAATAAGCCTCCGTCCTGTTTGGTCGACGGCGATGCACGGGTGCTTCACCCGTGCATCGCGGCGGCGCCGGTAGTCTGTTCTCCAGCTCACCTGGCGTCCTTCCCGCGAACCCCGAAAAGGGGGCAAGGGCGGGAATCCAGAGCCTTCGCTCCGGATCGGCAAAAGACACTGGATCCCTGCTTCCGCAGGGATGACGAGCACATTCGCCGCGCGTGTGTTCCCGCGCAGCTTCAATCTTCCACTCACCATGCCTGACACTCTCAACGTCACCACCCACAGCTTCACCGACTGCGACGCGCTTGCCATCGCCCTGGCCGAACGCGTCGCCGAGCGCCTGCGCGAAGCCATCGCCGAACGCGGCCACGCCCTGCTGGCGGTATCCGGCGGCAGCACGCCGCGGCATTTCTTCGAGAAGCTGTCGCGCGAAGCGCTGGACTGGTCGAAGGTGCAGGTCACCCTGGTCGACGAACGCTGGGTACCGGAAAGCAACGAGCGCTCCAATGCCGCCATGGTGAAGACGCTGCTGTTGCAGCACGAGGCGAGCACCGCGCAGTTCGTGCCGCTCTACACCGATGCACCGACACCGGAGGCCGGCCTCGCCACGGTGCGCACGCGCATGGCCTCGCTGGCGCTGCCGTTCGACGCCGTGGTGCTGGGCATGGGCAACGATGGGCACACCGCGTCGTTCTTCCCGGGCGGCGACCGCTTGCCCGAAGCACTCGACCTGAACAACGTTGCGCGCGTGCTGCCCATGCGTGCCGCCGGTGCGGGCGAGCCGCGCATCACCTTCACCCTGCCCGCGCTGCTCGATACGCGGGCGCTATTCCTGCACATCGAAGGCGAGGCCAAGCGCCAGTTGCTGGCGGATGCGCGCATGGGCCTCGGCGAGGCTGCGAATTTTCCCGTGCGCGCGGTGCTTGTCCAGCAGCGCGTGCCGGTCGCCGTGTACTGGTGCCCCTGAGCATCGAAAGCTTCACCCGACGGACCGGCGCGCGACGCAGCGCGCCACCTGAATCTCCCGGAGTTCGAACATGAGTGTGCTGCACCCCGTCCTTGCCGAAGTCACCGAGCGCCTGCGCGAGCGCAGCCGCGCGTCGCGCGCTGAGTACCTGCGCCGCATCGAGGCCGCGCAGGGCAACGGACCGCATCGCGAACGCCTGTCGTGCGGCAACCTGGCCCACGGCTTTGCTGCCTGCGGCGCGACCGACAAGGAGCGCCTGCGCGAGGGCCATACGCCCAACCTGGCCATCATCAATTCGTACAACGACATGCTTTCGGCGCACCAGCCGTATGAGCGCTACCCGGAGCTGATCCGCAACGTCGCGCGCGACGCGGGCATCACGGCGCAGATGGCCGGCGGCGTGCCGGCGATGTGCGACGGCATCACGCAGGGCCGTGCCGGCATGGAGATGTCGTTGTTCTCGCGCGACCTCATCGCCATGGCCACCGCCGTGTCGCTCTCGCACGACATGTTCGATGGCGCGATGTACCTGGGCATCTGCGACAAGATCGTGCCGGGCCTGCTGATTGGCGCACTGAGTTTCGGCCACCTGCCCGGCATCTTCGTGCCCGGCGGCCCGATGCCCAGCGGCATCAGCAATGAGCAGAAATCCAAGGTCCGCCAGGCGTATGCGGAAGGCAAGGCGAGCAAGGCCGAACTGCTGGAAGCGGAGGCTGCGTCGTACCACGCACCGGGCACCTGCACCTTCTACGGCACCGCCAACTCCAACCAGATGCTGATGGAGATCATGGGCCTGCACCTGCCGGGCTCCAGCTTCGTCGCGCCGGACACGCCGCTGCGCGACGCGCTCACGCGCGAAGCCGTGCTGCGCGTGGCCGAGCTGAGCGCGCCGGGTTCGTCGTACCTGCCGCTGGGCCACATCATCGACGAGCGCGCCATCATCAACGGCGTGATCGGCCTGCATGCCACCGGCGGCTCGACCAATCACCTGCTGCACCTGGTCGCCATTGCGCGGGCGGCGGGCATCGAGCTGCGCTGGGATGATTTCGACGCGTTGTCCTCGGTGATTCCGCTGCTGGCGCGCGTGTATCCCAACGGCTACGCCGATGTGAACCAGTTCCACGACGCCGGCGGCATGGCCTTCCTGATTGACCAGCTATTGAGCCAGGGCCTGCTGCACGCGGACGTGCGCACCGTGTTCGGTACCGGCATGGACGGCTATACGCAGGTGCCCCACCTCGACGAGCACGGCGCGCTGGTATGGAAGCCGGTGTCCAGGGAAAGCGGCAACCGCGGCGTGCTGCGTGGCATGGCCGAGCCGTTCCGTCCGGACGGCGGCTTGCGCATGCTCACCGGCAACCTCGGCCGCGCGGTGATCAAGGTGTCGTCCGTGCCGGAAGACCGCCTGGTTATCGAAGCGCCCGCCATCGTGTTCCACGACCAGGATGATGTGCGCAAGGCCTTCGAGCGTGGTGAACTGAATCGCGACTTCGTTGCCGTGGTGCGCTTCCAGGGCCCGCAGGCCATCGGCATGCCCGAGCTGCACAAGCTCACGCCGACGCTGTCAGTGCTGCAGGATCGCGGCCATCGTATCGCCCTGCTCACGGACGGCCGCATGTCCGGCGCGTCCGGCCGCGTGCCGGCGGCGATCCACGTGACACCGGAAGCGCAGGACAACGGTGCGATCTCGCGCATCCGCGACGGGGACATCGTGCGCCTGGACGCCATCGAGGGTCGCGTGGACGTGCTGGTGGACGCCGCCGAATTCGAGGCGCGCGTACCAGCGACGGCGGATCTGTCTACGCACCAGTTCGGCCTTGGCCGCGAACTGTTCGGCATCTTCCGCCGCAACGCCACCACCGCCGATCTTGGCGCGGGCGTGTTCTGACGTTGGGCCCGCGCATGATGCCCGGCGTTGCATATGCACGGTCATCCCAGCGAAAGCTGGGATTCCGTGCCTTTTGCAGGGTCATCGCGTTGCCGAAAGACGCTGGATCCCAGCTTCGCTGGGATGACGGCATCCGTGATGTCATCTATTCCACCTTCATTGCATAGAACACCATGAGCATCGAAAACAAGCAGAAGCAGGTCGAATCCACGCTGCGCCTCGCGCCGGTGGTTCCCGTGGTGATCATCGACGATGCACGCCAGGCTGTGCCGATGGCACGCGCGCTGGTGGCGGGCGGCATTCCCGCCATCGAAGTCACCCTGCGCACGCCGGCCGCGCTCGACGCCATCAAGGCGATTGCCGACGAAGTGGAAGGTGCGGTGGTGGGCGTGGGCACCGTGCTCAGCGCCAAGGACCTGCGCGCGGCGCACAAGGCTGGCGCGAAGTTCGCGGTGTCGCCGGGCGTCTCGCCCGGCCTGTTGGACGCCGCCGATGACAGCGAACTGCCGTTGCTGCCGGGCGCCGCCACGGCCAGCGAGGTGATGACGCTGCTCGAGCGCGGTTACCGGTTCCTGAAGTTCTTCCCGGCCGTTCCCGCGGGTGGACACAAGCTGGTTGGCGCCTGGGCGAGCCCGCTGCCGCAGGTCACGTTCTGCCCCACCGGCGGCATCAGCCTGAGCAGCGCGCCGGATTTCCTCTCGCTGCCGAACGTGGTGTGCGTGGGCGGCTCCTGGCTCACCCCGGCCGACAAGCTGCGCAGCGGCGACTGGGCCGGCATCGAGGCCCTGGCACGCGAGGCCGCCGCGTTGCGTTGAGCCTGGTGACCGTGGTGGCCCGACGCGTCATCCAGTCGGGTCCACGGGTGCATGCCGGTGTAGGCCGCCGATCGCCGTGAGCCGATGGCGTGACGGGCGATCAGTTGGCCGGCGGCGGCGTCACATCCACGCAGTGTTCCACCTGTTCGAAATACCAGGTGTCGTCCTCGTCGAAGTTCGAGTAATAAGTCGCCACCGTGCGGTCACTGACTGGCTTGATGTCCACCAGCGCGATGGCGGGGCCATTTTCGGTCTTGTGGATCTCGATGGTGGTGCCCGTGTAGAGCACGTAGGACTCCAGGTGCACGGGCTTGGTGCTCCACGCATTGGACACGCACGACGCGATGTCGCCCGCGCTGCCGGGACCGGCATAGGAGGCCGTGGGTTTGGAGTTGCGCAGGCTGCCTGCGCTCGCGCAGCCGGCAAGCAGCGTCACTGCCAAGGCGAGGACAATGGTTCGTTTCATCGAAAGCCTTCCATCGGTCGGGTAAGGGGTGGATGCCTAGATAGCATGCGCGCGGTTTTGGCGCTGCCCGGCGTGAGAACGCCCAGCCCCTGTATTACGCTGACGCGGTCATAACAACGGCGGGTGTTGAATGCCCGCACCTGACGGAGGGATACCCATGAACAAACGTATCAGCAGCATCGGAACGACCTGCGTGGCCCTGGCCCTGAGCCTGGCCTGCAGCACGGCTGGGTCGCAGGACCTGGGCAAGCTCGGCGGCATGCTGGGTGGCGGTACGGGCTCGATGACGTCCGGCAGCATGGGCAATGTTGCCGGCCTGCTGGAATACTGCGTGAAGAACAACTACCTCGGCGGCAACTCGGGTGCCTCGGGCATCCAGAGCCAGCTGATGGGCAAGCTGGGCGGCGGCTCCAACTCGTCCAGCAACAGCGCCGGCTCGAGCACCAGCGACATGCTGAGCCAGCTCACCGGCAGCAAGAAAAAATCGTCCGACAGCAGTGTCGGCAGCTCGGGCGGCGCCACCAATGATCCCGGCTATCTCAGCGGCGCCCAGGGCATCCTGCAGGGCAGCAACGGGCAGAAGATGGACCTGAACAGCCTCGGCGGCGGCTCCAGCGACCTGAAGTCGCAGCTGACCACCAAGGTATGCGACACCGTGCTCAAGCAGGGCAAGTCGTTCCTGAAGATGTAAGCACGCCAATGCTGTGGGAGCGCACCCTGTGCGCGACAGCCGCACATCGCCGTGGCCTGCGAGGCGGCCGTCGCGCACAGGGTGCGCTCCCACAGGTGCGATGGCTTACCGGTCTTGGCGCAGCCGCCTTTCGTCCCTCGCCACATAGATCCCCGCCGCCAGCACCATCAGCGCCAGCACGTACCAGGTGATCAGGTAGCTGAGGTGGTTGTTGGGAAACGAGATCACGGTCAGGCCGCCTTGCGGCCACGCGGGCTTGCCGGCGTCGAGCGTGCCGGGTGCCGCGTCCACGTCGACGAAATACGGCGCGACATGCGTCAGGCCACGCGCGGTGGCGATGGCCGCCACATCGCGCGTATACCAGCTGTTGCCCGCCGGATTATTGTGGCGGAACGGTCGCGGCGATTCGCTGATGCGCAGCAGGCCGGTCAGCGTGGTTTCGCCAGTCGGGCCTGCCACACAACTCCCCTTGATGCCGCACCAGTCGGTGGGCACGAAGCCGCGATTGACCAGCACGATGGAGCCATCGGCCTCCTGCAGCGGCGTCATCAGCCAGTAGCCGGTGCCGAAATCCGTGGCTGTCCATATCAGCGTCTGGCGGTCGTGCAGGAAGGTGCCGCGCAGCTCGACATGGCGGTACTCAGCCGACTCGGCGGTCACCCCGCCCCAATCGGCGGGGCCCGGCGCGGCCACTGGCGGTGCGTGCACGCGAGCCTCCACGCGCGCGATCAGGTCGCGCTTCCAGCTCAGGCGATAGACCTGCCACGTACCCAGGGCCACGAAGCCGGCGAACAGCACGAGTCCAAGCAAGGCCAGCAGGCCCAGCGCCACGGGGCCGCGCGGCTGGCGGCCCGGTTCTTCAGCAACACTCATCGGGAATACACGTATCAGGGGTAGGCGCGGACCGTCAGGGCAGATTCGACGGATCCATCATCGACGGCATCATGTTGCTGTTGAGGTGATACATGATCCAGATCGACCCGCTCAGCGTAATGACGACCAGCACGATGGTAAACACCAGCGCCAGCATGTTCCAGCCGCCTTCCGATTTCGCGTTCATGTGCAGGAAGTAGATCATGTGCACCACGATCTGCACCGCCGCCAACCCTAGGATGATGACGGCGGCCGTGCTTGACGTGGCAATGACATGGCCCATCACCAGCCAGAACGGGATGACGGTGAGTACCACCGCCAGCACGAAACCCGTCATGTAGCCACCGAAGGTGGCGTGGATGCCGAAGTCGTCTTCGTGACCGTGCCCGTCGCCGTGGGCGTGCGTTTCGTCATGTGCACTCATGGCAGCACCCCCATCAGGTAGACGAAGCTGAAGACACCCACCCACACCACGTCCAGGAAGTGCCAGAACATCGACAGGCACAGCAGGCGTCGTTTGTTGGCCGTGATCAGGCCCTTCTTCAGCACCTGAGTGATCAGCACCACCAGCCAGATCAGGCCACAGGTGACGTGCAGGCCGTGCGTGCCCACCAGGGTGAAGAACGAAGAGAGGAAGGCGCTGCGCTGCGGCCCCGCCCCGATGGAGGCGAGGTGGAAAAACTCACGCAGTTCCAGCGTGATAAAGCCGGCGCCCAGCAGGCCGGTGATCACCAGCCACACCAGCATCGGGTTCTGCCGGTTACGCTGCATCTCCAGCACCGCGAAGCCGTACGTGATGGAGGAGAGCAGCAGCAGCGTGGTGTTCACGGCCACCGCCGGCAGCTCCAGCACCTCCTGCGCGGTGGGGCCGCCCGCGTACTCGCGGCCCAGCACGCCGTAGGCAGCGAACAGGCAGGCGAAGACGAGGCAGTCGCTCATCAGGTACACCCAGAAGCCGAGCAGCGTCCCGTTGACCGGGTGGCTTTCGTGGGTGTCGTGGAAGGCCAGCGGTTGCGCGGGCCCGCTGCCGGGCATGGAAGTAGTGATGTCAGACATGGCTGGCCAGCAGCTCCGTTCGGGATGCCTCGACGCGGGTCACTTCATCCGCGCTCAGGTAGTAGTCGCGGTGATAGTTGAAGGTATGTCCGATGCCGACCGCCAGCAGCGCGATGAAGGACACCGCCGCCAACAGCCACATGTACCAGATCATGGCGAAGCCGAAGACGAAGCTTAAGGCCCCCATGATGATGCCCGCCCCCGTGTTGAGCGGCATGTGGATCTGCACGAAGCCGCCGATCGGACGCTGGTAGTGGTGCTTCTTCATCATCCACCACGCGTCATGGTCGTGGACCAGCGGCGTGAATGCGAAGTTGTACTTCGGCGGCGGCGAGGAGGTCGACCACTCCAGCGTGCGGCCATCCCAGGGATCGCCGGTGACGTCGCGCAACTTCTCGCGGTTCTTGAAGCTCACGATGAACTGGATGATGTTGCAGCCGATGCCCAGCGCGATCAGGAGCGCGCCAAACGCGGCAATCTGGAACCAGATCTGCAACGAGGGGTCGTCGAAATGGCTGAGCCGGCGCGTGATGCCCATCAGGCCCAGCACGTACAGCGGCATGAAGGCGAAGTAGAAGCCCGTGACCCAGAACCAGAACGAGCACTTGCCCCAGAACGGATCCAGCCGGAAACCGAAGGCCTTGGGGAACCAGTAGGTGATGCCGGCGAACAGGCCGAACAGCACGCCGCCGATGATCACGTTATGGAAGTGCGCGATCAGGAACAGGCTGTTGTGCAGCGAGAAATCCGCCGGCGGCACGGCGAGCAGCACGCCGGTCATGCCGCCGATGACGAAGGTGACCATGAAGGCGACTGTCCACATCATCGGCAGCTGGAAGTCCACGCGGCCGCGGTACATGGTGAACAGCCAGTTGAAGATCTTCGCGCCCGTGGGGATCGAGATGATCATCGTGGTGATGCCGAAGAACGAGTTGACGCTCGCCCCCGAGCCCATGGTGAAGAAGTGGTGCAGCCACACCAGGTACGACAGCACCGTGATCACCACCGTGGCGTACACCATCGAGGCGTAGCCGAACAGCGGCTTGCGGCTGAAGGTGGCGGTGACTTCGGAGAAGATGCCGAACGCCGGCAGGATCAGGATGTAGACCTCCGGATGGCCCCAGATCCAGATCAGGTTCACGTACATCATGGCGTTGCCGCCAAGCTCGGTCGTGAAGAAGTTGGTGCCGGCGTAGCGGTCGAGCGCCAGCAGCGCGAGGCAGACGGTGAGCACCGGGAACGCCGCAACGATCAGCACGTTGGTGCACAGCGACGTCCAGGTGAACACCGGCATCTTCATCATGGTCATGCCGGGCGCACGCATCTTCACGATGG
This genomic interval from Dyella japonica A8 contains the following:
- a CDS encoding efflux RND transporter permease subunit gives rise to the protein MNVFAPLIRRPIGTSVLAFGLALAGFWAYLLLGVAALPSLEFPGMVVYTELPGANAQTMAATVAAPLERHLGRIPGIKEMHSESNDGSTSVRIIFNFGNNTDKVARDVQAAINASMADLPAGIPIPPRYYKFNTANIPVLLLSLTSNSLPPDKLYDLADTLINPAISQIPGVAQVRVIGGRPKAVRVELNTAALAAKGLTANDVANTLRAANVTSPQGALSDGRTQMTVAATDALSTPQEFGKLLIAVQKGAPVRLSDLAKVTTGQQDEYQAAWFNDHRAVAVRISKRPEANAVATADAVRAKLPQMRAWLPADLQITPIFDLTQTTKSALHEVEIALLLSVLLVAAVMLVFLRRIGPTLIAMLSVPLSLAGAFTVMWSLGFTLNTLSLVALVLCIGFVVDDAIVVIENIVRHMEHGSPPLQASLDGVREIGFTVVSITLSLIAVFAPLLFGNNQFTLLLREFSVTLTAAVVISAVISLSLTPALCGRFLTLENTGDRKPHRAEQALARFDRGLHNVYERALDWAMRHRRLMRWQPLILLTLTVGMAAAVVKLYGFDFMPKEDIGMIQGDVRADTNISPTLMAERAKKAAAIMVADPAVRDVTTFLGSDNAGGAVGNQATMFVDLKPKGHGPGMRAESIKDIVARLNKAYEKLPELHVSLNSIGFFNDNNDSNRGSQSFQLISSDNIDLQPWAYKVTQLMRQHKEFRDISSDYDNIDKQQMLTVDRLAAGRLHLSMGNIDSALYNAFGQRQVSIIYSNINQYWVVLTSSAERSLSPDTLLNTYVRSDNGTMVPLSAVARIAPNVTPSFVIHTNQLEATQIYYNTEQGLPQDKATDLINQIVSDARLPAGVQLGYSGEAKNLEETRSNANVLLLGSILAMYIVLGILYESLGHPLTILSTLPAAGAGAFLAMLVTGTSMSLMAIIAILMLIGIVKKNAILMVDFALVAQREHGRSPPEAIREAALVRFRPITMTTLVAMGAALPLAIGFGIGSELRQPLGVAIVGGLLVSQLLTLLSTPAIYLWNYDRKVRKEARRVKRAAKRALKAQPVAG
- the pgl gene encoding 6-phosphogluconolactonase → MPDTLNVTTHSFTDCDALAIALAERVAERLREAIAERGHALLAVSGGSTPRHFFEKLSREALDWSKVQVTLVDERWVPESNERSNAAMVKTLLLQHEASTAQFVPLYTDAPTPEAGLATVRTRMASLALPFDAVVLGMGNDGHTASFFPGGDRLPEALDLNNVARVLPMRAAGAGEPRITFTLPALLDTRALFLHIEGEAKRQLLADARMGLGEAANFPVRAVLVQQRVPVAVYWCP
- a CDS encoding membrane lipoprotein lipid attachment site-containing protein; translated protein: MKRTIVLALAVTLLAGCASAGSLRNSKPTASYAGPGSAGDIASCVSNAWSTKPVHLESYVLYTGTTIEIHKTENGPAIALVDIKPVSDRTVATYYSNFDEDDTWYFEQVEHCVDVTPPPAN
- a CDS encoding GntR family transcriptional regulator; the encoded protein is METALVNEYRRLSRDPATSQPLAYLRLRRAIRNVVEHRDIEPGQALPSERDLSRLLQLSRVTVRKAISGLVEEGLLNQRHGAGTFVAERIIKPMSRLTSFTEDLRARGLNPRSEFSERVIGEVTPEESMALNLSPGVLVARLHRVRYAKEEPLAIERSVVPASILPDPTIVQDSLYQVLEALGARPRRALQRLRAVSLGAQQARLLHVPAGSAGLNIERRSFLDDGRVVEFTTSWYRGDIYDFVAELQTD
- the eda gene encoding bifunctional 4-hydroxy-2-oxoglutarate aldolase/2-dehydro-3-deoxy-phosphogluconate aldolase; the encoded protein is MSIENKQKQVESTLRLAPVVPVVIIDDARQAVPMARALVAGGIPAIEVTLRTPAALDAIKAIADEVEGAVVGVGTVLSAKDLRAAHKAGAKFAVSPGVSPGLLDAADDSELPLLPGAATASEVMTLLERGYRFLKFFPAVPAGGHKLVGAWASPLPQVTFCPTGGISLSSAPDFLSLPNVVCVGGSWLTPADKLRSGDWAGIEALAREAAALR
- the edd gene encoding phosphogluconate dehydratase yields the protein MSVLHPVLAEVTERLRERSRASRAEYLRRIEAAQGNGPHRERLSCGNLAHGFAACGATDKERLREGHTPNLAIINSYNDMLSAHQPYERYPELIRNVARDAGITAQMAGGVPAMCDGITQGRAGMEMSLFSRDLIAMATAVSLSHDMFDGAMYLGICDKIVPGLLIGALSFGHLPGIFVPGGPMPSGISNEQKSKVRQAYAEGKASKAELLEAEAASYHAPGTCTFYGTANSNQMLMEIMGLHLPGSSFVAPDTPLRDALTREAVLRVAELSAPGSSYLPLGHIIDERAIINGVIGLHATGGSTNHLLHLVAIARAAGIELRWDDFDALSSVIPLLARVYPNGYADVNQFHDAGGMAFLIDQLLSQGLLHADVRTVFGTGMDGYTQVPHLDEHGALVWKPVSRESGNRGVLRGMAEPFRPDGGLRMLTGNLGRAVIKVSSVPEDRLVIEAPAIVFHDQDDVRKAFERGELNRDFVAVVRFQGPQAIGMPELHKLTPTLSVLQDRGHRIALLTDGRMSGASGRVPAAIHVTPEAQDNGAISRIRDGDIVRLDAIEGRVDVLVDAAEFEARVPATADLSTHQFGLGRELFGIFRRNATTADLGAGVF
- the zwf gene encoding glucose-6-phosphate dehydrogenase encodes the protein MPRARPTHRPEVTEVTASPQPVETFDLVIFGGTGDLALRKLLPALYHRYTDGQIPDDSRIIGIAREGLDDEGYRDNLRKVLVKDGNAGKVEDFLKLVSYRSLDARKDDGWDDFAELMGKDPNRIRVFYLSTSPDLFVDICNRLGKYGLNKGQSRVVLEKPIGHDLKSANQINDDVGRFFDESQTFRIDHYLGKETVQNLLALRFGNALFEPLWNAEHIDHVQITVAETLGVGQRAGYYDHAGALRDMVQNHILQLLCMLAMEPPSSLSPDAVRDEKLKVLRSLKPINESNAAQLTVRGQYRAGSAEGQAVPGYLDELKDHKSNTETFVAVKAEIANWRWAGVPFYLRTGKRLPDRVSEITVVFKAVPHSIFDPSAGPLQQNRLVLRLQPDEDIKLWLTIKHPGPGGLRLRHVPLDMSFAEAFGVQQPDAYERLLLDVVRGNPTLFMRRDEVEAAWRWADPILAAWADSGEAPRPYTSGTWGPSAAVALIERDGRTWNEDSE